Proteins found in one Odocoileus virginianus isolate 20LAN1187 ecotype Illinois chromosome 10, Ovbor_1.2, whole genome shotgun sequence genomic segment:
- the PTH gene encoding LOW QUALITY PROTEIN: parathyroid hormone (The sequence of the model RefSeq protein was modified relative to this genomic sequence to represent the inferred CDS: inserted 2 bases in 1 codon) has product MGVCVLLSDPIVKIXRVGSDVICNNKKASQFNMMSAKDMVKVMIVMFAICFLARSDGKSVKKRAVSEIQFMHNLGKHLSSMERVEWLRKKLQDVHNFVALGASIAYREGSSQRPRKKEDNVLVESHQKSLGEADKADVDVLIKAKPQ; this is encoded by the exons ATGGGAGTGTGTGTGCTGCTCTCTGATCCTATAGTTAAAAT CAGAGTTGGGAGTGACGTCATCTGTAACAATAAAAAAGCTTCACAGT ttaatATGATGTCTGCAAAAGACATGGTTAAGGTAATGATTGTCATGTTTGCCATCTGTTTTCTTGCAAGATCAGATGGGAAGTCTGTTAA GAAGAGAGCTGTGAGTGAAATACAGTTTATGCATAACCTGGGCAAACATCTGAGCTCCATGGAAAGAGTGGAATGGCTACGGAAAAAGCTACAGGATGTGCACAACTTTGTTGCCCTTGGAGCTTCTATAGCTTACAGAGAGGGTAGTTCCCAGAGACCTCGAAAAAAGGAAGACAATGTCCTGGTTGAGAGCCACCAAAAAAGTCTTGGAGAAGCAGACAAAGCTGATGTGGATGTATTAATTAAAGCTAAACCCCAGTGA